One segment of Alphaproteobacteria bacterium DNA contains the following:
- a CDS encoding metal ABC transporter ATP-binding protein: protein MNTPLIIADHIWVQVPTPGGVKVILEDVSLSLMPGKIMTLIGPNGAGKTTLLKVMLNLIPVSRGKLTRKSGLKIGYMPQKLDINPTLPMTVERLLSLGTPERTSKIQSQIDNCLKEVGAFALKHSRLTVLSGGEMQRVMLARALLISPDLLVLDEPMQGVDVLGQEELYQLIAKIRDNRGCSVLLVSHDLHLVMAASDEVVCLNTHVCCSGHPSKVSVDPSYQKLFVAPYKHDHDHLHAGGCVHD from the coding sequence ATGAACACACCTCTTATTATTGCTGACCATATATGGGTTCAAGTTCCAACCCCTGGTGGAGTAAAAGTAATCCTAGAGGATGTATCTCTCTCTTTAATGCCGGGCAAAATTATGACATTGATAGGCCCGAATGGGGCCGGCAAGACAACATTATTGAAAGTTATGTTAAATCTTATTCCCGTATCAAGAGGGAAATTAACACGTAAATCAGGTCTTAAGATTGGTTATATGCCTCAAAAATTGGATATTAATCCCACTTTGCCGATGACCGTAGAGCGCCTCTTAAGCTTAGGAACGCCTGAGAGAACCTCCAAAATTCAGTCTCAAATTGATAATTGTTTGAAGGAAGTGGGCGCATTTGCTTTAAAACATAGTCGCTTAACAGTCTTGTCGGGCGGAGAAATGCAGCGGGTTATGTTGGCTAGGGCATTATTGATTTCTCCAGACTTGTTGGTTTTAGATGAGCCTATGCAAGGAGTGGATGTATTGGGACAAGAAGAACTTTATCAACTCATAGCCAAAATAAGAGATAATCGGGGATGTTCTGTTTTGCTTGTTTCCCATGATCTTCATTTGGTTATGGCAGCAAGCGATGAAGTTGTTTGTCTAAATACTCATGTTTGCTGTTCTGGTCATCCAAGTAAAGTTTCTGTGGACCCAAGTTATCAAAAATTATTCGTGGCTCCCTACAAACATGATCATGATCATCTTCACGCGGGAGGTTGTGTCCATGATTGA